Within Scyliorhinus canicula chromosome 14, sScyCan1.1, whole genome shotgun sequence, the genomic segment ACTTACCATGGATAGGTCGATGCTCAAgtatctgggaacaatggagtgTTGGTCACAGGAAATTCATTCGATGACCTTGCATCAACAGATAataaccccctcactgattcTGCAAAGTCCTTTGGCGGTAAAGCTGAAGGGCAACCTACGGTGCCATCTTAATGTGTGATAGAATTATTCATATCCAGTCCCACAGGCCCTTCATCTATCTTTGTTAACTACCATTGTGGATTGGGCTGCTGTTCATAGAAATAGCCCAATTTTCATTACAAATAATTTTGATAGGAATTAAAATAGTGCAGTTTCTGGAATGGGTATTTGATCTGCAACAAGAGCTTTATACTCAGGCAGCAAGTTTGATGCTATTTAAATTAGAGCAACACATTAGAAGATTGTGAAAACACAGACCAGTTCACAAAAAAAGAGATTATAAATCACAGGTGACAACATTTAGGGTGTAAAGTGTTATTTCCACTGTTACGTAATCTCCTTGCACAATTGCATGGGACAATTTTGAAAGAAATATGAAGTCTTATTTATTTCAGGTCTCATGAGGATTCTTAAAAGTGCAGGGTGCTTTCAGTGCTGCATCATCATCGTACATAAACCAGAGTAAAATACAAATCACAACAATCATTTCTCCATTAACACATCCGTCAGGGCAGTAATAAACAGGTCTACAATATGAACAAATTACATTTTGGCAGCAACCCATCACTATAAAAAGGTAAATTTCATATACTAAATGGCAAATGCATATCACACCAAAATATTCTACTTCCGGGCAGTTTGACAAGGCGTTTTGGACAAAAGTTTTAATTTATACAGCTGATTGATGCTCATTACAAACATAAATTgtgctgggccggattctccgtcttgTCCTGCCTGGCAGCTTTGGTAGAATTTTGATTGTTTTTGGCATGAATTCCATACAAGACTCACGAAATTTCTTAATGCGCCAGCAGTAGATGAGGGGATTGAAAACTGATTTCAGGTAAGTGAGCCACAAAACCCAGATGCTAACAGTATagaaggactggctgtgataaAAGTTCTTGTTGAAAACAGAGAGTAGACTATACACTGTGTACGGCAACCAGCAAAAAGAAAAACCAACAAAGAGGATTAAAATAGTTGTGAAGGCTCGGGTTTTAAAGCTCATATCAACGTTTATTTGATGAGGGCGCTGCAAACCCATTAATCCCAGCTTGCTCACTTGACTCAGGCAGAGGGTGTCTGCATGGTTGTGGATCCGCACGGCATTTCTCCGCACTGTGTTCAGAATGCAGAGGTAAGAGTATAGCATCACACTGAAAGGAACAAAAAAAATAGTAACCAGCAAGAGCACTGCATAAATGCGGTGGGCTCCAGTCTCTGTGTATCCCAGAACGCATTGGGGTGCCCGAGTAGGTACTTCCACCACAGTCCAGCCAATCACTGATGGAAACGAAATGCAAAAGGAAACTGCCCATGAAATGACAATCATTATTTTGGCACGATGTGGATTCAGTTTGTCTTGTCGCTGCACAATGATTAAATAGCGGTCAACACTGATTATCAGAAGTATTGCcacaccttccaggacaaagaACCAGTAGAGCATAGCAGATATCTGACAGAAATAACTTCCAAAGATCCACTCGACTGTTATGATGGTGACTGTGGTAAATGGCATGCACATCAAAGACAGCATGATGTCAGAAAATGCAAGGGTTGCTAAGAGCAGGTTGATTGCTGAGCGCATTGCAGGCTTCTGATGAACAATTAAACACACAATTGCATTACCAAGGAAACCAACTGCAATCATTGACATCATAACTATTGCTAGTAATATCCTTATGATGATGGGAAGATTTGTCTTGCCTGAATTCACAGTTGGACTTGTTGCATTCAAAACCTCAGGGACACAGCTCTGTAGAGTGTTATTACACTCCGTCATCATGAGGACTGGACTGTGCCACTAATTCACTTCTTAGCAAAAATGACCCACGTTACATTTCACATCTCTTCAAGGACTGTTGAAGATAGACCAGATTCTGAAGTAATGAAAATCCTTTGCAAAGGAATATAATGCAATGCAGGGACATCCTGATATCAAATGTCTTTGTTACTATTTTCAGCATATTGTTAGTCGCATCACCATTTCCAAAGGGCACTTCATCGCCTAGGAGGAATTAACAAAAGAAAATGGTTATTAAAAAATGTTGCCATCACCAGTTAAAGTTCATAATCTTCCAAACCCTTTGGCCTGAATTTTCATATTGAGGTGAGGGCAGCTTTGAAGACGGGACTGCTGGCAATTTCTCACTACCGCTGTTGCGGGCTGGCGACCATATACTGGCTGGCAGTGGCCAGTAAATTAGGTAAAAGAAACAACCAACTGAGGGCACTCCACACACCATCTGGATTTTCCAGACAGgtacagttccccccccccccactcccccatgtgGCCGGATCCTGTAGAGAGAATGGTGGCAGTCTTCTGGTGGGCAGGTCTGGAATTGCCAGAGCTACATCCTGCATGGAAGCAGCCCAACATGGAATTCCTAGTCGGTTCTATACAGTTGCTGCTCCAGGCCATCCTGTAGAGAGTGACCCACTGCACCTCCCCCTTCCCAGCACCCCCTCGATCTCCCTGCAATGATGGTCATAGAGCTGCCTCATTTTACCCCAACATCTTACACAACAAGACtatgaattctggaagggggtgcttTGTAAACCAAACCCTGTATCTCTATCTTCTGCCAATGCATGGGAAGCAAAGTCCAGGTCACACAACCTAAAATTGTGTTAAATCCCCCGGTGAAGAATTTATGGGATGTTCTGCATGTTTTTGTCTTATCTTAGAAGGCAGGAAATATCATGCCACTATGGGCTAACAGTACTCATCTAATTTAGCTTGCAGATCAAAATATACAGAGCTAACAAGATTGAGAATATACTAACTGTTCAATGATAAAATGGCattaacctgaaatgttaacttgaaGTAACTCCCCACATGTGCAGCCTGACAAGCTGAGTATTTCCCAAATGTTTTTGTATTCATTTGaaatttccagtatctgcagtattttgcttttatatgagAGCGTTATGATAACGAAGGACAAGTGATGCAAGTTCATGTCAGGGTGGTCGGTGACTTAGAGATAATGGTGTTTCCACAGTATTTCTGGACTTGTTCTTCTGCATAACAAAGCGACTGCAAGGGAAGGAGATGCTGTACAAGTACTCTTGGCGAGTTATTGAAGTACAACCCATAGATCATAGATACTACAGAAACAGtagtacagtgctggaggaggtggtgacagGAGCACCAATCAAGCAAGTTACTTTGACTTGGATGCAGCAGCTTCAGCCATCTTTTGGTGATTATTCATCACATGAGCGGGCTGATTTCTAAAGTATATAGCTGCTTGATCGGGTCTACGGTAGAtgctgagggaaccaacaagagggaaaaactcaTCAATCTGTGCACACTGCACAGTCCTCATAGAGACAAAGTCTTGTCTTCATGTTGAGGGTCCCCTCCATCGTATTGTGTGGGACTATCATCGTGCTAAGTGGAAAAGAGTTAGCAACACAAAAGGGCAGCCTTGAGGTGCTGAGGCCCATCAGCAGTAGCAGAATTGCACACAACCACAATcggtaacctcatggcctggcatatctcccactctgtCACTGTCATCAAGCCAGGGGATACAGCCTAGTTCAATGCAGAGTGCAGAAAGGCAtgcccaggagcagcaccagatacacctaaaaatgaggtgtcaacctgcagCTACAATACAGGACTGTTTGCATGCAAAATAATGGAAAAACCATGCAACAAAGATTGAAGTAATTCCACACTAATGAATCAGGTCTAAGCGCTGCAGTTTTAccatatccagttgtgaatggtgatgggcaattaactaactggaggaggaggctcacaaatatccccatcctcaatgatggaggagcccagcacatcagtgcaaaagaaaaagctgaggcattcgcaataatctcCAACCAgggggaagcatggtagcacagtggcaagcaGACAATTTGCAGACTGCCATATGTGGGGCAGGTGGTTTTTGAAGGGTTGGGTAGATGGGTTGTTTGGATGTTTGTGCGCTCCCGCCGAAGCCTTAACTTCACCTGCGCAGATTCTCGACAACAGTTGGACTTCTTTggtggtcgggattctctgttccatccAGGAGCatacccccacccatgggtttcctggcggtgtggtAAATCCTATTCACAGTGGCAGGAATAGAGAATCTTGTCTTCTGCGAACAGTGTGTcgctgagaaacatgcagctgggggaccgaagaatccagcccaaagtcttgCTCTGTTCTGTTGTGTCAAGCATATGAATTACATGTTTCACCCAGCGGAGCTTTGAAGTGATTAGTGTCCCGATGCTAGGCAAGATGGCTTGGGAGAGGATGCTGttaaagtacaaagaacaaaggaaagtacagcacagaaacaggccctttggttcTCCAAGTCTGcgacgaccatgctgcccgtctaaacctaAAAACTTTGACACGTCCAGGGTCTGTATCTctctaatcccatcctattcatgtatttgtcaagatgcccttaaatgtcactatcgtcccttcttccaccacctcctccagcaacgagttccagacacccactaccctctgtgtaaaaaacttccctcgcacatctcttctaaacttcgcctctcgcaccttaaacttatgtccctaagtaattgacttttccaccctgggaaaaaacctctgactatctattctgtccatgcccctcatagttttgtagacttGTATCAGGTTGGCCCTCAATCtatgtcattccagtgagaacaaaccgaatttATTGAAACTCTCCTCAGAGGTACTGTCCTtcataccagggaacatcctggtaaacctcttctgcaccctctccaatgcctcctcatccttctgatagcgtggtgaccagaattaaacactatatccaaagtgtggcctaaataagtttccatacagctgcagcatgactttccaatctttatattcaatgcctcagtcgatgaaagcaagcatgccgtatgccttcttgactgccttctccacatgcgttgccactttcagtgacctgtagacctgtacacacagatccctctgcctgtcaatactcttaagtgtTCTGacattactgtatatttcccacctgtattagaccttccaaaatgcattagttCACATTTGTCCGTAGCTGTGGTTTCCACTCCAGACGGCCATCAGTAACTTGCTGGAAACTATATATCTGGGGATATCATATTAGGGTCATAACTGACCCCATGATTGAACAATCGGCTGGCATTTGGAGATTCATGCATAAAGGATGGCCACTTGGACAGGATTATGACAGACATGCCGTCTATCCATCCTCATGAACTCTGTGGCCTTCAACCTATTATCTCTTACATGGTGTACAAGGAAATCGTTTTAGAGCAGTTAATATCCTGGAGCATGCCAGGATCCTCTGTCCTATAGCTCCATCGGTATATATCCATATGACTGGCAGGAAAAATGTGCCTTTTAACAGACGTTATATCTGTTGTGCACATTTTCATAACATAGTACTTCTATATTTGCTTTTGCTAATATATAGATTGAATAAGTTTGTAAAACTAGCTGAGTAAATTGAGTAAAGATTTTAAAGGACAGAAACATTGCCTACTTTTCAAATTCTAGTTTATTATTCACAGCAGAAGGGTGTCTTTCATAAGTAGACCAAGCTTTCTCATTTATCCATCAGACAGCTCTGGAGTGCAAAATGTACAAGAGTACCCAAACGAGCAGaaaggtggcgcagtgattaccactgctgcctcataacgccaggttcgattccagccttgggtgactgtgtgaaatttgcggaatttgcacttcctcccagtgcctgtgtggtttcctccgggtgctctcgttccctcccacagtccaaagatgtgcaagttaggtggattgagcatgttaaaaaaatgcccttagtgtccagggatgtgcaggttaggtgaggttatggggatatggcaggggagtgggcatagattgagtgctccttcagagggtcggtgcagacttgatgggccaaacggcctttttctgcactgtagaaattccatgattctaaggtACCCACTGTAATCTAACTTCTTTGGAAAGGGAGGAAACACCATAACAGACTATTGCAATCAGGCTCAAACTAATTCAGAAGGACACTATCAGTGTCAGGGTCGAAATATCCTTTTCAGAATATATTTCTTATACAGCTTAATAAGTAATAACAAACGTTCAGCAGATTGAGCTGTTGTTCCTGGGTGATACAAATGACCAATCTATTGAGTTAAGATCCTTAGACAAAAGTTATGATATTGAGAGGAAGCTTTCAGCATGTAGCCCAGATGCAAGGCCCTCGGAAACAAGGCTGTCAATCATCTATGGTCAAAGACACAATGGAGCGTATTTCTTGTGCTCATAGGGAGATAAACAGCCTGTTGGAACAGTCAAGAATTTGAACCATCAGGAGGTTATCAGTGTTGTAGCCACCTTTCTCAAGACTTTTCACAAACTAAAGGTAGCTGACTGGGTTGACACATTAAAATGGCACAAATGCAAAGAGTTCCCCCCCAAGATGAGAACTGACTCCATACCTGAGCTACCTTTACAGTCCTTCACTTAAACCTGTGGGGTGCTGCTGGATTTGGTGCGATGCCCAACCATGACTCCATTACTTCACTAACCAAAACAAGCACATCATACATAGAAGGAAGGAATGGTTGAGAGCTGGAGATGGTTCGATACCATATGGTAACAGAACACACTTATCACCCATTTATTGGACATGGCAGGAGATTTTCATTGATCGAACAATTATAGTTCACAGTCTTAGATACAAAAAACAAACAATGGAAACTGCAAAAAGGATGTTGCTAGGTTGAGATATCTTAATACCTTACATGGGCAGGGCGTAAAATATTTGAGCGGTTGTGTATAACTATTAAAGATGTACAAGACACAGGAAAATAAATTGCACTGTCATCTTTTGATAGAGTATGTAGTGCTTAGTTTTCCCGTTTGCTATTGCTTGGATGTAAGCAGTCACCAATAAAGGAGCGTAGAAATAAAGAAGTATGGAAGAGAATGATGAATGTGGATCATAAACTCTGCTAGAGTTACAGCAGTAATGGACTTTCCTTCCCTGCAGTGTGGTATGTTTGATGTTTGTAGATGAAAGCAGTATTTTATCTTCTGAGCACTACAAAATACAAAGAAAGCCTATGGTGTTGTCATAGTTTCAGGCAATTTCATTTCAATAGAGTTGTACTGGAATAGGCTCTGCATGCAGCCCGTATGCCTGAATAGTCACAAACTTGATAAAATGTAGTCTCACAGTGTTTGATGATACAAACCCTGCAAAACAGGAGcagcaaaatggacacttgccaaGTGTCAAATCAGGGAAGTGCCCAGGCAGCACTTACGCTGAAGACAAACTGACCAGTTTGTGAATAGAGAGGAGGGTGAAGCATCGAGAGGAGTTGTGGGGTGGGTGCAACATGCAGGAAAATGGgagattgaaaaaaaattaagacTTTTTGAGGAACTGATCAAGAGAAGGACCTGGGAAAGTTTGCAAGAGAAAAGATAAAGGAGAGATCAGACAAAAAATTGGACTAGTGGGATTGGGAGAAAAGGGAAATGAGATCAGATAAAGTTGTGACAAATTGAGGGCAACTGTGGTAACCTGACCACAAGAAAGGTAATCGAACGCGTTGTGCAAGTTAAATCTTCTTTACCTCATAAAATATTAAGGTAATGATATAATTTGGCTTTAGACACTAGCAGCAGCTAAATACAACAATACACAAGCTCCTCGTGGCTAAACTGAAACCCCGTACTCCCAATGATGTCACATGCGTATGCGCACTTTTGTTAAAGACATCCATGCACATAATCAAATCGGAACATGCTTATTGAAACGCTCTATAACACATCTCTCCCCCACTCTTAAATTTCAAATCCCTTTAAGGAGAGACAATAGCAAACATGTTGCAACTAATAAGTCAGTCTTTCAGCAACTTTGCGAAACATTGTGATCTGCGTAGAACCACTGGTGACTCAGTAGACACTGGTGAGTCTTGGTTCAGTCTTGGTTCAGTTGAGCTGCACTTGAGGGCGCAGAAGTAGCTTGGTTGTTAGTGGGAGGAAGTCCTCGCCTGGAGTAGCGTCCTCTGGGTGCCCCTGAACAACAGGAACCACTTCCGGACGATTTTCCACAGCAGCATTTATTTCTGCATATGATCTGGAAATTTGACTGTCTCAGAGTCGTGCGGTAGATGAATGTGTTATTGGTGTCtgcccatggggctggtttagcacactgggctaaatagctggcatggaatgcagaataaggcagcatcacgggttcaattcctgtaccaacctccctgaacaggcgccggaatgtggcgactagagtcttttcacagtaacttcattgaagcctacttgtgacaaaaagtaattattattgtattattatattattattattccattcGACAGCTTCACCACTAACAACACTAAACCACTTTGGTTCAGAATAACTCCAGGCAGCCATTGTTGGTTACTGCGAAATTCCCGACATGACACAGTCATTTGGATTGAAATGTCTCTCCTTCTTCATTTCCTGTCTCCTTCCCACTCTCACTTTGTGGCAAGTGCAGGTGAGAATTTAGTTTCATACCCATCAACATTTCAGTCAGtgtgtggtcagcactgctgcctcacggcgctgaggacccgagtttgaccCCTGCCCCttgctgggtcaccgtccgtgtggagtttgtacattctccctgtgtttacatgtgtctcaccccacaacccaaagatgtgcagagtaggtggattggccacggtaaattgccccttaattagaaaaaatagttGGGTAGTTTAAATTTGTTAAACAAATATATTTCAGCCGGTGATATATATGCTGTCGTTAGTGGCGGTGGTACGGTACTGAAAAAAGAACCATGGGAGCTTAGTTCCCAAAGTACCGTCTGCTATTCTCTTCAGTTCTCCTTTCGGTATCTGAACAGATCGCACTGCTAAACCATTCAACACTGGATGAAAAGGAACAGTACTCACATGGTGCAGTCCATTTGTTTTGCATAAACTCTTTGAACAAATCACTTGAAAATGTTGTCCCGTTATCAGAAACCTGGGAATTCGGTAAGCCATGAGTCACAAAACCATAGCGTAGCTTCTCTATTGTAatggaacataagaactgggagcaggagtaggtcatctggcccctcgagccattcccctgaggaaggatctgcgctccgaaagctagtgattcaatacaaacttgttggactttaacctggtgttgcgagacttctaactgtgctcaccccagtccaacgccagctccTTCACATCATTCAAACACTCCACTACCGATGAACagcggcagccatgtgtaccatctacaaggtgcactatagcaactcatcaaggttccttagcatcttccaaacccatgactactactatctagaaggacaagagcagcagatacttgggaaccccaccaccggagtttcccctccaagtcactcactactctgatttggaaatatatcgccgttctttcactgtcactggggcaagatcctggaactccctccctaacagcgcagtgggtatacctaccccttgaggactgcagcggtttaagaagacaactcaccaccatcttttgaAGGACTAGGtataggcaataaatgccggcctaaccagcgacacccacatcctgtaaatgaatgaaaaaaaacataggacaggaTTTCACCTTATTCTCCAAGTCCCGACCCATTTTTGGCTACCAATCATACGACCTTGCTAATGGAGGCacccaggtgcgtctcctgattTCATCTATGACTTACAAATGGCCAGAAGGTGGAACAATCACTCTAGACCCTCAAAGAAAGCAACCATCCTGCACACCCAACTCATCTTTGTGTTTCACATATGGGGCACGATTTAAATAATGGGAAGAAAGTTCCATAGCGAGTgcatttagctgcatgtttcctggcgctcacagctctgagaaacacaacgctattgaATGAGTTAGGGGGCCCTCAGTGGAGAATGCGCGGCCGAGGCCATACATCGCCCCATTTGCTGCACTGAGGTGCTCCAATcgtcggaactcctcagtgtagcgggAGATcgtgatgccatttaaaaatgtctgAACTCTGGAGCACCTGACGCAAACCCTACCCAAGCTCCAAACCACTATGGTTTGTGgtctgtgatgtgaccatcaattcacaagacacttggttggaagtgaacagtagttttaatagtcttacaactgagcctgcctatgacgagatgaactggcagcagg encodes:
- the gpr45 gene encoding probable G-protein coupled receptor 45, with product MMTECNNTLQSCVPEVLNATSPTVNSGKTNLPIIIRILLAIVMMSMIAVGFLGNAIVCLIVHQKPAMRSAINLLLATLAFSDIMLSLMCMPFTTVTIITVEWIFGSYFCQISAMLYWFFVLEGVAILLIISVDRYLIIVQRQDKLNPHRAKIMIVISWAVSFCISFPSVIGWTVVEVPTRAPQCVLGYTETGAHRIYAVLLLVTIFFVPFSVMLYSYLCILNTVRRNAVRIHNHADTLCLSQVSKLGLMGLQRPHQINVDMSFKTRAFTTILILFVGFSFCWLPYTVYSLLSVFNKNFYHSQSFYTVSIWVLWLTYLKSVFNPLIYCWRIKKFRESCMEFMPKTIKILPKLPGRTRRRIRPSTIYVCNEHQSAV